The following proteins come from a genomic window of Schistocerca cancellata isolate TAMUIC-IGC-003103 chromosome 10, iqSchCanc2.1, whole genome shotgun sequence:
- the LOC126106222 gene encoding saposin-like protein 11 has protein sequence MSDAGDRATTTAHYDCPLRLPTTTAHYDCPLRLPTTTAHYDCPLRLPTTTAHYDCPLRLPTTTAHYDCPLRLPTTTAHYDCPLRLPTTTAHYDCPLRLPTTTAHYDCPLRLPTTTAHYDCPLRLPTTTAHYDCPLRLPTTTAHYDCPLRLPTTTAHYDCPLRLPTTTAHYDCPLRLPTTTAHYDCPLRLPTTTAHYDCPLRLPLRLPTTTAHYDCHYDCHYDCHYDCHYDCHYDCHYDCHYDCHYDCHYDCHYDCHYDFYFLLA, from the coding sequence GCCACTACGACTGCCCACTACGACTGCCCACTACGACTGCCCACTACGACTGCCCACTACGACTGCCCACTACGACTGCCCACTACGACTGCCCACTACGACTGCCCACTACGACTGCCCACTACGACTGCCCACTACGACTGCCCACTACGACTGCCCACTACGACTGCCCACTACGACTGCCCACTACGACTGCCCACTACGACTGCCCACTACGACTGCCCACTACGACTGCCCACTACGACTGCCCACTACGACTGCCCACTACGACTGCCCACTACGACTGCCCACTACGACTGCCCACTACGACTGCCCACTACGACTGCCCACTACGACTGCCCACTACGACTGCCCACTACGACTGCCCACTACGACTGCCCACTACGACTGCCCACTACGACTGCCCACTACGACTGCCCACTACGACTGCCCACTACGACTGCCCACTACGACTGCCCACTACGACTGCCCACTACGACTGCCCACTACGACTGCCCACTACGACTGCCCACTACGACTGCCCACTACGACTGCCCACTACGACTGCCCACTACGACTGCCCACTACGACTGCCCACTACGACTGCCACTACGACTGCCCACTACGACTGCCCACTACGACTGCCACTACGACTGCCACTACGACTGCCACTACGACTGCCACTACGACTGCCACTACGACTGCCACTACGACTGCCACTACGACTGCCACTACGATTGCCACTACGATTGCCACTACGATTGCCACTACgatttctacttcctgttggcttag